In Candidatus Cloacimonadaceae bacterium, the sequence ACCGACCTGCTTTGCCCACATGGAAGCAAGCATACCATTGGCAGCCCGTTCCCAGTCTCCGGCAGCTATAAAAGCCAGGGTGTTGTTGAAGCCCATAAGACCACCAATACCCAAGTTGAAACACATGTTCAGCAGCACCGATTTACGTACCTCATCAATCTGAAGATAGATTTTTGGGATCTCAGCCAGAATTAGCCTCTCACATAGCAGAATATCGTCTTCTAAGAGGACATAGGCTTCCTTCTGAGTGATACCGCAATCATCCAGATTGCGCCCCACTCCGATGGTTAATTTACCTGCTGTGCACCTGTAGGGCTTAAGCCTTAGACCTTCATGTCTAACCAGTTGTTCTTTCATGCGTTCAAGCAGTTTGGCTTCCATCTTATCTCCTTGCGAGTAGTATTGATACTGTCTCTGGAGCAAGGGAAGCCACTACCCTGTATTAACACAAATACGGATGCATAAGGATGCGACACATTTTTGCATTGACAATATTATGATTTTCTTAATCATAGGATTTATGGTAGAACAAATGGAAAAAAGGTTTTGTTGCTTAGTATCTCTAGTCAGATACTCGGTTCATGGTAGGTAAACATGCTAAGAGATTTAGTGTCATTTCAGAAGAAAAAAAACGCTTTGATAGATCTAGTTGACTCAGTCCAAAGTGCAGTAGATTCAGCTGATAAGGTGTTAGGGTTGGATAATGATGTAAATTCTAAAAACAATCCACTGGCAGCTTATAAGAAAAATCTTCATTTACAAAGAACGAAGTTAGTCGAAGAGAAATTTAAAATCTTGGTTTTGGGAGAGTTCAGTTCAGGGAAATCTACTTTTTTAAACGCTATTCTGAAGCAGAAAATAATCCCTGTCGCTGTAAAACCAACTACTGCAACTATAAACATAGTAAAATACGCAGATCAGC encodes:
- a CDS encoding glycoside hydrolase family protein, giving the protein MEAKLLERMKEQLVRHEGLRLKPYRCTAGKLTIGVGRNLDDCGITQKEAYVLLEDDILLCERLILAEIPKIYLQIDEVRKSVLLNMCFNLGIGGLMGFNNTLAFIAAGDWERAANGMLASMWAKQVG